Part of the Candidatus Latescibacter sp. genome is shown below.
GCCTATATTAGCACCTGTGGGATTTGCTGCACTTTCTAATGAGTAGCTTCCGTACCAGTCATTACACCACTCCCACACATTTCCGTGCATATCGTAGAGACCCCACGCGTTCGGGGTCTTCTGCCCAACCGGATGGGTTTTTCTACCGCTGTTCCCATGATACCATCCCGCTCGCGCCAGGTCGCTTTCGCTATCACCAAGGTTATACTTTGTCGTCGTCCCCGCCCGGCAGGCATACTCCCACTCCGCCTCCGTCGGCAGCCGGAACTCACCCACCGTCTTCTGGCTCAATGCTCTGCAGAACGCAACCGCTTCATTCCATGATACAACCTCCACCGGCAGATTGTCATCGCCGGTGAACCTTGACGGATTCGAGCCGATAACCGCCTTGTACTGCCCCTGCGTGATCTCCGTCGCGCTCATCTCAAACGCTGACAGTGTCACGCTATGCACCGGCTTCTCAT
Proteins encoded:
- a CDS encoding formylglycine-generating enzyme family protein; this translates as IRNLVSRSTWQLKVTSNQKILLDQIGIKMVSIPTGIFQMGSNDGDSDEKPVHSVTLSAFEMSATEITQGQYKAVIGSNPSRFTGDDNLPVEVVSWNEAVAFCRALSQKTVGEFRLPTEAEWEYACRAGTTTKYNLGDSESDLARAGWYHGNSGRKTHPVGQKTPNAWGLYDMHGNVWEWCNDWYGSYSLESAANPTGANIGSERVTRGGCWGNDLEGFCQSAQRGFSDPAGMHFGRGFRVIRRP